From the genome of Moritella sp. F3:
ATGGTTGTACGGATGATTCAGTTGCTATTGCTACGGCCTATTTATCACAATACGAAACACACGATATAACAATTGAATTAGATGTTGCTGAAAAAAATTGCGGTAAAGTACATGTGACAAATAAATTGTTGACCCGGCATCAGTCGACATCAGATATTTTAGTTTTAAGTGATGTGAGTGCGCTCATCTCGATTGATGCGATGCAAATTTTCGCGCATAGAATGGCCGAGGAGGGGGTTGGCGTTGTGACTGGTGATTATCAACTTTATGAGCATGGTTCTAAAGGTGAGGCACACTACTGGGACTACCAACGTAACATTCGTAAAGCTGAAAGTATGACTGGCTCAATTATCGGACCACCAGGTGCGTTGTATGCGATTAAAGCATCTCTGTTCGAACAGATACCAGTTGATACTATTAATGATGATTTTGTTTTTCCAATGTTATTAGTCAGTCGTGGTTACCGGGCTGTGATGGATGAACGAATTTCTATTATCGAAATGGAAGCAACCAATACGACGAATGATTTTACGCGTAGAACACGCATTGGTGCGGGTAATGTTCAGCAGGCCTTTAGGTTGCGGGGTCTGTTTTCATCGAAAAGTGGTTTAACTAGTTTTACTTTTTTTAGTGGGAAATTTTTACGTACATTAATGCCATTTAATCTATTAGTGCTATTTGTGCTGACTTTCTTTTTAACCAATAGTCAGTCTATTTTTGTTGCAAACACCGCTTGGTTTTTGTGGTTGGGACAATGTGGCTTGTACGGTGGTTCGGCCCTCGCTCTATTATTTGATGCGACACCTGTAAAACAACCTTGGGCCTCATTGTATTATATTGCGACGGGTTATATGGCGAGTTTTTATGGCGGTCTGCGTTACCTTTTTGGTTTAGATCGTGGCACCTGGATTAAGATCAGCTCAGAGCAGCAAGCAACATCAGATTACCAGAGAAAAAGTGTTGTGATCCCAAAACGTTTCAGCGATATCCTTATTTCTATTACAGCACTGATTGTTTTTTTACCACTTGTGCCTTTGGTTGCTTTGGCTATTAAATTAAATTCTAAGGGGCCGGTGTTTTATCGCCAATTACGTGTGGGTGAAATTAAAAATGAATATGTTGAAGTATTCATGCTAATTAAGTTCAGAACGATGGGCGTTGAGTCAGAGTCTAAGTCTGGCCCTGTGTGGGCGCAAAAACAAGATTCGAGAGTCACGTCTGTAGGACGGTTCTTACGTAAGACGAGAATAGACGAACTACCACAATTGATTAATGTATTGCTCGGCGATATGGCTATTGTTGGCCCTCGGCCTGAACGCCCTGTGTTCTGTGGAAAACTAGAAGAAAAGATACCTTATTATTTGGAGCGTACACATGGTGTGAGACCTGGTATTACAGGCTTAGCACAGGTATCTCAAGGGGCTGATACGTGCTTAGAGGATGTGCAAAATAAACTCTATTGGGATCACTCATATGCTCTAAACCTAACGAGTTTTTCTCGCTGGCTTAAAGCAGATGTAGTGATTATATTAAAAACGTTTTTAACGATGGTGACGTTCAAAGGTAATTAATGGTATTTATTGAGCTGTATCGATAGTATCTTTTGGCATTGGCGGCTCATATTTTCTTATTTGAATGAGCATGCCAAACATCGGGTGATCAAGGTAATGAATTTCACCACTTCGGATCACGCGTAGTTGCTGCATTGGATAGCTATGTAAGAAAGGCACTACTTTACCTTGTGGTGCTTTATCTACAGCTGCATCCATCGTGGTTATTTCGTTATTCAATTCACCTTCCGTGTTTTCGGCAACTTCATCAACAACAAAATCGTTATCGTACTCTAGAGTTGCATCTGCAGATATGATGGCCTTGTTATGGTCACTTTGCTTTGGCTCTAGATGTATACCTAGTCGTTCTAACAGATCAATGTTTTCAGCATTAACCGCAACGTCAGACTCTAATGCTTGTTGTTCCCCAACTTGTCTTGCTGGAATAACTTTACTCCCTTCTTTACGTACAAACAGGTTCGTTTTTGCATAAAGATAATGCTCTAGGTAGATAGTTAATTCACCATCAATTTTCCAAACCTGTGTTGCTGCTTCATCTATTGCAGCAACAGGTAAGGTGGTTTTTGAAAGATCTAAAACTGCTTTAGCATCGACACTCGTCCCTGCATCTTGTAGTGCGATAGCGTCACTGA
Proteins encoded in this window:
- a CDS encoding sugar transferase; amino-acid sequence: MDWLLFGSIVSINLFIYHHWVYPKLLQYYVKHKQQDDKVDTFESRHYASKDVDSALPNITIVMPVYNESKHLGAKLSNLLMLDYPADKLKIVLGFDGCTDDSVAIATAYLSQYETHDITIELDVAEKNCGKVHVTNKLLTRHQSTSDILVLSDVSALISIDAMQIFAHRMAEEGVGVVTGDYQLYEHGSKGEAHYWDYQRNIRKAESMTGSIIGPPGALYAIKASLFEQIPVDTINDDFVFPMLLVSRGYRAVMDERISIIEMEATNTTNDFTRRTRIGAGNVQQAFRLRGLFSSKSGLTSFTFFSGKFLRTLMPFNLLVLFVLTFFLTNSQSIFVANTAWFLWLGQCGLYGGSALALLFDATPVKQPWASLYYIATGYMASFYGGLRYLFGLDRGTWIKISSEQQATSDYQRKSVVIPKRFSDILISITALIVFLPLVPLVALAIKLNSKGPVFYRQLRVGEIKNEYVEVFMLIKFRTMGVESESKSGPVWAQKQDSRVTSVGRFLRKTRIDELPQLINVLLGDMAIVGPRPERPVFCGKLEEKIPYYLERTHGVRPGITGLAQVSQGADTCLEDVQNKLYWDHSYALNLTSFSRWLKADVVIILKTFLTMVTFKGN